A window of Mucilaginibacter paludis DSM 18603 contains these coding sequences:
- a CDS encoding efflux RND transporter periplasmic adaptor subunit, translating to MKRIYLLSVIVILAACNNKPKDPKAELADLKKQQADISSKIAALEAKPGMQDSTKSTDVSVVTVKAGSFTNYVQIQGHIDAQDNVTAYPQTAGTIIAINVKVGDHVHKGEVLVQLDNSVLKQNILQAQAQAELASTVYQRQKNLWDQKIGTEVQFLQAKTNMEATQKQVASLRQQADLARIISPINGTVDQMDLKLGQVASPGTTGIRIVNADILKVKADVPESYATRVSQGQTVKVLFPDAKDSLIAKVTFASKVIDPGSRSFGIEIKLPTNRNLRPNMTATLKIADYNKASVITVPLKAIQKSEDGDYVFVNENGVAKRSVVKQGILYNNQVEILSGLKQGDQLIVMGASDVEDGDKVKVLAGN from the coding sequence ATGAAAAGAATATACTTATTAAGCGTTATAGTGATACTTGCCGCTTGCAACAATAAACCTAAGGATCCGAAGGCTGAGTTAGCCGACCTTAAAAAGCAACAAGCTGATATCAGCTCAAAAATTGCGGCTCTTGAAGCCAAGCCAGGCATGCAGGATTCAACCAAATCAACTGATGTTAGTGTCGTTACCGTTAAAGCCGGTAGCTTTACCAATTATGTACAAATACAGGGTCACATTGATGCGCAGGATAACGTAACAGCTTATCCTCAAACGGCAGGTACTATAATTGCCATCAACGTTAAAGTTGGCGATCATGTACACAAAGGCGAAGTGCTTGTGCAATTGGATAACAGCGTATTAAAACAAAATATTTTACAAGCCCAGGCACAGGCCGAGTTGGCCAGCACCGTTTATCAGCGCCAAAAAAACCTTTGGGACCAAAAAATTGGAACAGAGGTTCAATTTTTACAGGCCAAAACCAATATGGAGGCTACTCAAAAACAAGTGGCTTCATTGCGCCAGCAGGCCGATCTGGCCCGTATCATATCACCTATTAATGGCACGGTTGACCAAATGGATCTGAAACTTGGTCAGGTTGCGTCCCCGGGCACTACAGGTATTCGCATAGTTAACGCCGATATATTAAAAGTGAAGGCCGATGTTCCTGAATCATACGCTACAAGGGTAAGCCAGGGGCAAACTGTAAAAGTGCTATTCCCTGATGCTAAGGACTCGTTAATAGCCAAGGTTACGTTTGCTTCTAAAGTTATCGACCCAGGATCACGCAGTTTCGGTATCGAAATTAAATTGCCTACCAACCGTAATCTTCGCCCTAACATGACAGCGACTTTAAAGATTGCCGACTATAACAAAGCAAGTGTAATTACTGTGCCTTTAAAAGCTATCCAGAAGTCGGAAGATGGTGACTATGTTTTTGTGAACGAAAATGGCGTAGCTAAACGCAGTGTTGTAAAACAAGGTATTTTATATAATAACCAGGTTGAAATATTATCGGGCTTAAAACAAGGCGATCAACTCATCGTAATGGGCGCATCCGATGTTGAAGATGGCGATAAAGTGAAAGTTTTAGCTGGTAATTAA